One window from the genome of Halococcus agarilyticus encodes:
- a CDS encoding ABC transporter ATP-binding protein translates to MGISTEDDDPFEDQREGTENAMRRLFGVYGRENAFSFGVGTLTSLVARMLDLLPPLLLGIAIDSIFRNESPFDLRFVPSAWIPTTEMGQFWFVVGLICVSFFGGAAFHYGRNWGWNAFSQNIQHQIRTDTYDKMQRLNMDFFADKQTGEMMSVLSNDVNRLEQFLNGGLNSLFRLGAMVVGIAAIMLIENWQLALIALIPVPLVAGFTYWFVKIIQPKYAEVRSTVGEMNSRLENNLGGIQVIKSTNTEGYESDRVDDVSKSYYDAQWGAINIRIKFFPTLQVISGIGFVATFLIGGFWVLNGPFGPFTQQLTVGTFTTFILYTQRFIWPMAQFGQIINMYQRARASAERIFGLMDEPSRLEQDPDAEDLTVTEGHVEYDDVTFGYESERGDGNPTVEDIDFDVPGGDTVALVGPTGAGKSTVLKLLLRMYDVDEGEIRIDDQDIDSVTLSSLRKSIGYVSQNSYLFYGTVKENIAYGTFDATDEEIVEAAKAAEAHEFIQNLPDGYDTMAGERGVKLSGGQRQRITIARAILKDPEILVLDEATSDVDTETEMLIQRSLDRLTTDRTTFAIAHRLSSIKDADQIVVLEEGQVRERGTHDDLIEADGLYANLWAVQAGEIDELPQEFIERASRRQARTEAEAGDD, encoded by the coding sequence ATGGGTATTTCTACTGAGGACGACGATCCCTTCGAAGATCAACGGGAGGGAACGGAGAACGCGATGCGACGGTTGTTCGGGGTGTACGGCCGCGAGAACGCCTTCTCCTTTGGCGTCGGAACGCTGACGAGCCTCGTCGCGCGGATGCTCGATCTCCTGCCCCCGCTACTGCTCGGGATCGCGATCGACTCGATCTTCCGGAACGAGAGCCCGTTCGACCTACGGTTCGTGCCGTCGGCATGGATCCCAACGACCGAGATGGGGCAGTTCTGGTTCGTCGTGGGCCTGATCTGTGTCTCCTTCTTCGGTGGTGCGGCCTTTCACTACGGCCGCAACTGGGGGTGGAACGCGTTCTCCCAGAACATCCAGCATCAGATTCGCACGGACACCTACGACAAGATGCAGCGGCTGAACATGGACTTCTTCGCCGACAAGCAAACGGGAGAGATGATGTCGGTGCTGTCGAACGACGTCAACAGGCTAGAGCAGTTCCTGAACGGCGGGCTGAACTCCCTGTTCCGGCTGGGCGCGATGGTGGTCGGGATCGCGGCCATCATGCTGATCGAGAACTGGCAGCTCGCGCTGATCGCGTTGATCCCCGTGCCCCTCGTTGCGGGCTTCACCTACTGGTTCGTGAAGATCATCCAGCCGAAGTACGCCGAGGTCCGCTCGACGGTCGGCGAGATGAACTCCCGACTGGAGAACAATCTCGGGGGGATCCAGGTCATCAAATCGACCAACACCGAGGGGTACGAGTCCGACCGCGTCGACGACGTCTCCAAGTCGTACTACGACGCCCAGTGGGGGGCGATCAACATCCGAATCAAGTTCTTCCCTACGCTCCAGGTGATCTCGGGAATCGGCTTCGTCGCCACGTTCCTCATCGGCGGATTCTGGGTGCTCAACGGTCCGTTCGGGCCGTTCACGCAGCAACTCACCGTCGGGACGTTCACCACGTTCATCCTCTATACGCAACGGTTCATCTGGCCGATGGCGCAGTTCGGACAGATAATCAACATGTACCAGCGCGCCCGCGCCTCCGCCGAGCGCATCTTCGGGCTGATGGACGAGCCGAGCCGGCTCGAACAGGACCCGGACGCCGAGGATCTCACCGTCACCGAGGGCCACGTCGAGTACGACGACGTCACCTTCGGCTACGAGAGCGAGCGCGGCGATGGGAACCCCACGGTCGAGGACATCGATTTCGACGTTCCCGGTGGTGACACGGTGGCGCTCGTCGGCCCCACGGGTGCGGGCAAATCCACTGTCCTGAAGCTGCTACTCCGGATGTACGATGTCGACGAGGGCGAGATCCGGATCGACGACCAGGACATCGACAGCGTCACGCTGTCGAGCCTCCGGAAGTCGATCGGCTACGTCAGTCAGAACTCCTACCTGTTCTACGGCACGGTGAAGGAGAACATCGCGTACGGCACCTTCGACGCGACCGACGAGGAGATCGTCGAGGCCGCGAAGGCCGCCGAGGCCCACGAGTTCATTCAAAATCTCCCCGACGGCTACGACACGATGGCCGGCGAGCGCGGTGTGAAACTCTCGGGGGGCCAGCGCCAGCGCATCACCATCGCACGCGCGATCCTCAAGGATCCCGAGATCCTGGTGCTCGACGAGGCGACGAGCGACGTCGACACCGAGACCGAGATGCTGATCCAGCGGAGTCTCGACCGGCTGACCACGGATCGTACCACCTTTGCGATCGCTCACCGGCTGTCGAGCATCAAGGACGCCGACCAGATCGTGGTTCTCGAAGAGGGGCAGGTGCGCGAACGCGGCACCCACGACGACCTCATCGAAGCCGATGGGCTGTACGCCAACCTCTGGGCGGTCCAGGCCGGCGAGATCGACGAGCTCCCACAGGAGTTCATCGAGCGCGCGAGCCGTCGCCAGGCACGGACCGAGGCGGAAGCCGGCGACGACTAG
- a CDS encoding DUF192 domain-containing protein translates to MTLQRVLNVVGVVAVLALVFTTAVAAGIVPPPAALVGAPDDYERAEVTITNNCSRTLGTVDARIADTYQKKYTGLSNTTSLANGSGMLFTYDEASEHTYVMRKMDFPLDIVFVGADGRINAIESAPAPGPGEDGESIQRTGRGQYVLEVPRGWMERHGIHVGHQVDIDRSE, encoded by the coding sequence ATGACGCTCCAGCGCGTGCTCAACGTCGTCGGCGTGGTCGCGGTGCTCGCGCTGGTGTTCACCACGGCGGTCGCTGCCGGAATCGTTCCGCCGCCGGCGGCGCTCGTGGGCGCACCCGACGACTACGAGCGTGCAGAGGTCACGATCACCAACAACTGCAGTCGAACCCTCGGCACCGTCGACGCCCGGATCGCCGACACCTACCAGAAGAAATACACCGGCCTCTCGAACACCACGTCGCTCGCGAACGGCTCCGGGATGCTGTTCACCTACGACGAGGCTTCCGAGCACACTTACGTGATGCGGAAGATGGACTTCCCGCTCGACATCGTGTTCGTCGGGGCCGACGGCCGGATCAACGCGATCGAGAGCGCGCCCGCACCGGGTCCGGGAGAGGACGGCGAATCGATCCAGCGCACCGGCCGGGGGCAGTACGTCCTCGAAGTGCCCCGTGGGTGGATGGAGCGTCACGGAATCCACGTCGGCCATCAGGTCGATATCGATCGATCGGAATGA
- a CDS encoding AAA family ATPase: MAVADASERCQRVVETMSDAIVADEVFFEDLLVGLLAGGHVLIEDVPGTGKTLTARSMATVLGLSFSRVQLTPDLLPADVTGTQVFDQRERAFEFREGPLFANVVLADELNRAPPKTQAALLEAMEEGQVTVEGETHPLATPFFVVATQNPVEQSGTFELPEAQKDRFLLKTSLGYPERDGERSLLERRLDRDAAAPSVDRFLDPDAVRELRDVTETVSVDPDIVDFMLDIARGTRSDRRVRTGVSPRGTQRLLEATRARAVLEGREYVVPDDVTRVAGPVMAHRLVLTPEAEVREVDKDEVLHDVVDGVPVPTVEA, translated from the coding sequence ATGGCTGTCGCAGACGCGAGCGAGCGCTGTCAGCGGGTCGTGGAGACGATGTCGGACGCGATCGTCGCCGACGAGGTGTTCTTCGAGGACCTCCTCGTGGGATTGCTCGCCGGGGGACACGTCCTCATCGAGGACGTTCCCGGGACGGGCAAAACGTTGACCGCTCGCTCGATGGCAACCGTCCTCGGTCTCTCGTTCAGTCGAGTCCAGCTGACTCCCGACCTCCTGCCGGCCGACGTCACCGGTACGCAGGTGTTCGACCAGCGCGAACGCGCCTTCGAGTTCCGCGAGGGTCCCCTCTTCGCGAACGTCGTCCTCGCCGACGAGCTCAACCGGGCGCCACCCAAGACGCAGGCGGCGCTGCTGGAAGCGATGGAGGAGGGGCAGGTGACGGTCGAGGGCGAGACACACCCGCTCGCGACCCCCTTCTTCGTCGTGGCGACCCAGAACCCGGTCGAACAGAGCGGCACCTTCGAACTCCCGGAGGCACAGAAGGACCGGTTCCTGCTCAAGACGAGCCTGGGCTACCCGGAGCGGGACGGCGAGCGATCGTTGCTCGAGCGGCGTCTCGACCGGGACGCAGCCGCGCCCTCCGTCGACCGCTTCCTCGACCCGGACGCGGTGCGCGAACTCCGGGACGTGACCGAGACGGTCTCCGTCGATCCCGATATCGTCGATTTCATGCTGGATATCGCTCGCGGTACGCGCTCCGATCGCCGCGTGCGAACCGGCGTCTCGCCACGAGGAACTCAGCGCCTCCTCGAGGCGACACGAGCGCGAGCTGTCCTCGAAGGCCGGGAGTACGTCGTGCCCGACGACGTCACGCGAGTGGCCGGGCCAGTGATGGCCCACCGGCTCGTCCTCACTCCAGAGGCAGAGGTCCGGGAGGTCGACAAGGACGAGGTCCTCCACGACGTCGTCGACGGAGTGCCCGTTCCGACGGTAGAGGCCTGA
- a CDS encoding DUF4129 domain-containing protein, giving the protein MADRSPLTDRRHRNAALAALAVLAVVLVAAAVAPVFSSRTGGDGSPQIERSNGNSTGGVPGSNGQLPTTAIVVGFLALGGIVVVIQFADDPWNALKRVVGLGAVTVLLLLLAERFTDLRPPSRGTNRSVGQPTVQATTTPVGNTGFEGGGGTAFSWPVETIVLGAAAAAVAGAVALFLWRSDAVRSRLGVAADDTDESDLGSVARVAGDAADRVESASTSRAADNAIYRAWTELVDLLDAPGPQSGTPRQFESAAIERGMDPEDVHVLTEAFEAVRYGDASTSPPRRERVTAALRRLQRAHGETPSDGAGGSLTATSAETERSDDTGETR; this is encoded by the coding sequence ATGGCTGACCGATCTCCACTCACCGATAGACGCCACCGCAACGCCGCACTCGCCGCGCTGGCGGTCCTCGCCGTCGTCCTCGTCGCGGCAGCAGTCGCGCCGGTCTTCTCCAGTCGGACCGGTGGTGATGGCTCACCGCAGATCGAACGATCGAACGGGAACAGTACCGGTGGCGTCCCCGGCAGCAACGGACAGCTTCCGACGACCGCGATAGTGGTCGGATTCCTCGCTCTTGGCGGTATCGTGGTCGTCATCCAGTTCGCCGACGACCCGTGGAACGCGCTCAAGAGGGTCGTCGGACTGGGAGCCGTGACCGTTCTCCTGCTTTTGCTCGCCGAGCGGTTCACCGATCTGCGTCCGCCGTCCCGGGGAACGAACCGGAGTGTCGGTCAGCCGACGGTGCAGGCCACGACGACTCCCGTCGGGAACACCGGGTTCGAGGGTGGTGGCGGAACGGCCTTCTCGTGGCCAGTCGAAACGATCGTACTCGGCGCGGCCGCTGCTGCAGTTGCGGGAGCAGTTGCGCTGTTCCTCTGGCGCTCCGACGCTGTCCGGTCCCGTCTCGGCGTGGCCGCGGACGACACGGACGAGTCCGATCTCGGGTCCGTCGCGCGCGTCGCGGGTGATGCCGCCGACCGCGTCGAATCGGCATCGACGTCCCGGGCGGCCGACAACGCCATCTATCGCGCCTGGACCGAACTGGTCGATCTGCTCGACGCACCGGGACCGCAGTCCGGAACACCGCGTCAGTTCGAGTCCGCGGCGATCGAGCGCGGTATGGACCCCGAGGACGTTCACGTACTCACCGAGGCGTTCGAGGCAGTCAGGTACGGTGATGCATCGACCTCTCCGCCCCGCCGCGAGCGCGTCACCGCGGCGCTCAGACGCCTCCAGCGGGCACACGGTGAGACCCCCTCCGATGGGGCAGGTGGCAGTCTCACCGCGACGAGTGCCGAAACCGAACGCAGTGACGACACGGGGGAGACACGATGA